The Desulfonatronum sp. SC1 genome window below encodes:
- a CDS encoding polysaccharide deacetylase family protein, translating into MLAVLMYHDVVPGGGKYANDPGLLHAHLRYVRDNHPVVLPGEPLQPGSLSVCLTFDDAHVGFFHFAYPLLRELGLKAVVGVSTDVIREETTAQMHDRLRVSSQAGREGDTACFCTWQELREMQDSGTVQVACHSAGHQDLTGPGVDLDREIRHAGQTIADHLGRFPNTYVYPSGLVNRRIDRLATRHYPYRMRIGAALNHGWRNPGGGPLYRLQGDALQDKRGPLRTIWKPRFRYYWNILRGR; encoded by the coding sequence GTGCTCGCCGTCCTGATGTACCATGACGTGGTTCCCGGCGGTGGCAAATACGCCAACGACCCGGGCCTGCTCCACGCCCATCTCCGCTACGTGCGCGACAACCATCCCGTAGTCCTGCCGGGAGAGCCGCTACAACCGGGCAGTCTCAGCGTCTGCCTGACCTTTGACGACGCCCATGTCGGCTTCTTTCACTTCGCATATCCGCTGCTGCGGGAACTGGGACTGAAGGCGGTGGTCGGCGTATCCACGGACGTGATCCGGGAGGAAACCACCGCCCAGATGCACGACCGTCTGCGTGTCAGTTCCCAAGCCGGACGCGAGGGGGACACGGCCTGCTTTTGCACCTGGCAAGAGCTGCGGGAAATGCAGGACAGCGGAACGGTCCAGGTAGCCTGCCATTCCGCCGGGCACCAGGATCTGACCGGACCGGGCGTGGACCTGGACCGGGAAATCCGCCACGCTGGTCAAACCATCGCCGACCATCTGGGCCGATTCCCGAACACCTATGTCTACCCGTCAGGCTTGGTGAACCGCCGGATCGACAGGCTCGCGACCCGCCATTACCCCTACCGGATGCGCATCGGCGCGGCCCTGAACCACGGCTGGCGCAACCCCGGCGGCGGCCCGCTCTACCGGCTCCAGGGCGACGCCCTGCAAGACAAACGCGGCCCCCTGCGGACGATCTGGAAACCAAGATTTCGGTATTACTGGAATATATTGCGCGGAAGATGA
- a CDS encoding glycosyltransferase family 2 protein yields MQSSASSVRNDISGPLSSSVASNQAIMPTPHAPPISVTILTKDAQRLLTECLHAVSGFPNVVVLDNGSTDTTLDIAATFSNVRVFQEPFTGFGPLHNRASELAAYDWILSIDSDEIVTPELFAEIASQNLDPDCVYSFPMENYFNGKRITTCGWHPDRHVRLFHRGRTRFTDAAVHEGVITAGLREVRLNYPVRHYSYACVADFLTKMQRYTDQFAAQHAGNKSSSPLKAALHGGFAFFKSYLLQRGFLQGYEGLLISAYNGHTAFYKYLKLYEANLRARRPDVP; encoded by the coding sequence ATGCAAAGCTCCGCGTCCAGTGTTCGAAATGATATTTCCGGGCCGCTGTCCTCGTCGGTCGCTTCCAACCAAGCCATCATGCCCACTCCCCACGCACCACCCATCAGCGTCACCATCCTGACCAAAGACGCCCAGCGCCTGCTCACCGAATGCCTGCATGCCGTTTCCGGCTTTCCGAACGTGGTGGTTCTAGACAACGGCTCCACCGACACCACCCTGGACATCGCCGCGACCTTCTCCAATGTCCGCGTTTTCCAGGAGCCCTTCACGGGCTTCGGCCCCCTGCACAACCGGGCCTCGGAACTGGCCGCCTACGACTGGATTCTGTCCATCGACAGCGACGAGATCGTCACACCGGAACTCTTCGCCGAGATCGCCTCCCAAAACCTGGACCCGGACTGCGTCTACTCCTTCCCCATGGAAAACTACTTCAACGGCAAGCGGATCACCACCTGCGGCTGGCATCCGGACCGGCACGTCCGGCTGTTTCATCGCGGGCGCACCCGGTTCACGGACGCGGCGGTGCATGAAGGCGTGATCACCGCGGGTTTGCGCGAGGTTCGCCTCAATTATCCGGTCAGGCACTACTCCTACGCCTGCGTCGCCGACTTCCTGACCAAGATGCAGCGCTACACCGATCAGTTCGCGGCCCAGCACGCCGGAAATAAGTCCTCCAGCCCCCTGAAGGCCGCACTGCACGGCGGCTTCGCCTTTTTCAAATCCTACCTGCTCCAGCGCGGATTTCTCCAGGGCTACGAGGGCCTGCTCATCTCGGCCTACAACGGCCACACCGCGTTCTACAAGTATCTCAAGCTGTACGAGGCCAACCTGCGTGCTCGCCGTCCTGATGTACCATGA
- a CDS encoding spore photoproduct lyase family protein, whose amino-acid sequence MQHSESPSSLPAHLRDLKGVLVDHSVLDAPMTKRVLGRLAHLPVEVRDHDEGAAGSLRIGRHGTSAGRDAGEAEAGQGVVYLKHYKGRFLRSCPGTRHYHCCAYRIVHIGENCPLSCSYCILQAYFQDRVLKVWANQADLFAELEMAFGERPDQHWRLGTGEFTDSLTLEPLTGYSRDLVEFLGAYPQACLELKSKVVDLSWMDRVVRPDRVLPAWSMNAPEIQADQEGGSASLEERLRAARTCAQAGFRVCLHFDPVIPFPGWERGYTRTVEMIADHLRPEDVAYISLGSLRFMPELKQRIEENHPQARYIYAEFITGLDGKQRLLRPLRVRQLRHVAEALRRAGFQGLYLCMESDEVWDAVFGYAPKDLGGLGRYLMRRAVGE is encoded by the coding sequence ATGCAACATTCCGAATCTCCCTCTTCCTTGCCAGCGCATCTTCGCGACCTGAAGGGCGTTCTTGTGGATCATTCCGTTCTGGATGCGCCCATGACCAAGCGGGTGCTGGGGCGGCTGGCTCATCTGCCCGTGGAGGTTCGCGACCATGATGAAGGGGCGGCGGGTTCGCTTCGGATCGGACGGCACGGGACAAGCGCCGGGCGAGATGCGGGCGAGGCCGAGGCAGGACAGGGCGTGGTGTATCTGAAGCACTACAAAGGCCGGTTTTTGCGTTCCTGCCCGGGGACACGGCACTATCACTGCTGCGCCTACCGGATCGTGCATATCGGCGAGAACTGCCCTTTGTCTTGCTCGTATTGCATCCTCCAGGCCTACTTTCAAGACCGGGTACTCAAGGTCTGGGCCAATCAGGCTGATTTGTTCGCCGAATTGGAGATGGCTTTTGGGGAGCGACCCGACCAGCACTGGCGGCTGGGCACCGGGGAGTTCACCGACTCCCTGACCCTGGAGCCGCTGACCGGCTACAGCCGGGATCTGGTGGAGTTTCTTGGCGCGTATCCGCAAGCCTGCCTGGAACTGAAATCCAAGGTCGTGGATCTGAGCTGGATGGACCGGGTGGTCAGGCCGGACCGGGTTCTGCCGGCCTGGTCCATGAACGCGCCGGAGATCCAGGCCGACCAAGAGGGCGGCAGCGCGTCGCTGGAAGAGCGCCTGCGGGCCGCCCGGACCTGCGCCCAGGCGGGTTTCCGCGTCTGCCTGCACTTCGACCCGGTGATCCCGTTTCCCGGTTGGGAGCGCGGCTACACGCGAACCGTGGAAATGATCGCGGACCATCTCCGCCCCGAGGACGTAGCCTACATCAGCCTGGGATCGCTGCGCTTCATGCCGGAACTCAAGCAGCGCATCGAGGAAAACCACCCCCAGGCCCGCTACATTTACGCCGAATTCATCACCGGTCTGGACGGCAAGCAACGCCTGCTCCGCCCCCTGCGGGTCCGCCAACTGCGCCACGTGGCCGAAGCGCTGCGCCGGGCCGGATTTCAAGGCCTGTACCTGTGCATGGAGTCCGACGAAGTCTGGGACGCGGTGTTCGGATACGCGCCGAAGGACTTGGGCGGGCTGGGTCGGTATTTGATGCGGCGGGCGGTTGGGGAATGA
- a CDS encoding rhomboid family intramembrane serine protease: MFPLRDNIPSRSPSYGMWLIIIANTLVFILQLTMTERELLRFTHVFGMVPARATDPGWAQWVGYSPDWTMTLVTHMFLHAGWLHYLLNMWMLWIFGDNVEDVMGTVRFVLFYLLCGLGAILAHLLFNLGSTVPVVGASGAIAGVMGAYLLLYPHARVVAFVPILFLPFFFEIPAVIFLGIWFLIQIVSGLFSLVFQGIGGGIAWWAHIGGFIMGMALVRIFQKRGACRHCTTLEQWFRDHSR; this comes from the coding sequence ATGTTCCCACTTCGCGACAACATCCCCAGCCGAAGCCCGTCCTACGGCATGTGGCTGATCATCATCGCCAACACCCTGGTCTTCATCCTCCAATTGACCATGACGGAACGGGAGCTGCTCCGCTTCACCCACGTCTTCGGCATGGTTCCGGCCCGAGCCACGGACCCGGGCTGGGCCCAGTGGGTCGGCTACTCCCCGGACTGGACCATGACCCTGGTCACGCACATGTTCCTGCACGCCGGATGGCTGCACTACCTGCTGAACATGTGGATGCTTTGGATTTTCGGGGACAACGTGGAAGACGTGATGGGCACTGTGCGATTCGTCCTGTTCTACCTGCTCTGCGGACTGGGAGCGATCCTGGCCCACCTGCTCTTCAACCTGGGCTCCACGGTTCCCGTTGTCGGGGCCTCCGGGGCCATCGCCGGTGTAATGGGCGCGTACCTCCTGCTCTACCCCCACGCCAGGGTGGTGGCCTTCGTGCCCATCCTCTTTCTGCCCTTCTTTTTCGAAATCCCGGCGGTGATCTTCCTGGGCATCTGGTTCCTGATCCAGATCGTCTCCGGCCTCTTCTCCCTGGTCTTCCAGGGCATCGGCGGCGGCATCGCCTGGTGGGCGCACATCGGGGGGTTCATCATGGGCATGGCCCTGGTCCGAATATTCCAAAAACGCGGCGCCTGCCGCCACTGCACCACACTGGAACAGTGGTTTCGGGATCATAGCCGCTGA
- a CDS encoding dephospho-CoA kinase, whose protein sequence is MPPPDSASQASTLTSVVSQDQGGVRLDQFWMRHAEDQGVARSRIQSWIKNGLALINGSPCLRPGRRLAPGDRLELRAAVPNSGLTPENRELHVLYHDDDLVILNKPADLVVHPAAGLDQGTLVHRLLHHFPELAGKGAGGMDTSRPGIVHRLDKDTTGLLAVALNEPTRLCLASAFAAREVEKVYLALVHGRPRAEGIVDAPIGRHPTLKTRMAVTEKGGKPAHSAYTLLWTAPEDRFSLVQVRIASGRTHQIRVHMRHVGHPLLGDPTYCPASFTSWQDDIPCLNALLRRPMLHAWKLGLPHPRTNQPLSFVLPPPKDMLRVILVGSRTTQRVGLTGMPGCGKSLLLADLAALGLPAWSADKAVAELYLPGRDGWELLRRNFGDRFIPDPEGPVDKRALLNALRETPHLRRELEALIHPLARHHLEDFWQAHRKHRVAAAEVPLLLETGWPSDFDLIVGLACDPDRRRAWLRSDRGWDENLLADMESWQWPEAKKIRACHLVVTNPGTRDELAQKARSLVDVLQWLRQQGVRRILARITALVAPE, encoded by the coding sequence GTGCCCCCTCCCGACTCAGCCTCACAGGCCTCGACCCTGACCTCCGTGGTCTCTCAGGATCAAGGCGGCGTCAGGCTGGATCAGTTCTGGATGCGCCATGCCGAAGACCAGGGCGTTGCCCGCTCCCGCATTCAGTCCTGGATCAAAAACGGCCTGGCCCTGATCAACGGTAGTCCCTGTCTGCGTCCCGGCCGCCGCCTTGCTCCCGGGGACCGGCTGGAGTTGCGGGCCGCCGTCCCGAATTCCGGCTTGACGCCTGAAAATCGCGAACTCCACGTTCTCTACCACGACGACGACCTGGTGATCCTGAACAAGCCAGCCGATCTGGTGGTCCATCCCGCCGCAGGCCTGGACCAAGGCACTTTGGTCCACCGGTTACTGCACCATTTTCCGGAACTCGCCGGGAAGGGCGCCGGTGGAATGGATACATCCCGGCCCGGCATCGTGCACCGCCTGGACAAGGACACCACGGGCCTCTTGGCCGTGGCCCTGAATGAGCCGACCCGGCTGTGTCTGGCCTCGGCCTTTGCCGCGCGGGAGGTGGAAAAGGTCTACCTGGCTCTGGTCCACGGCCGCCCCCGTGCCGAAGGCATCGTGGACGCCCCCATCGGTCGGCACCCGACCCTCAAGACCCGCATGGCCGTAACCGAAAAGGGCGGCAAACCGGCGCACAGCGCGTACACGCTGCTCTGGACCGCGCCCGAGGACCGCTTCAGCCTAGTCCAGGTGCGCATCGCCAGCGGCCGGACGCACCAGATCCGGGTGCATATGCGCCACGTGGGCCACCCGCTGCTCGGCGACCCGACCTACTGCCCGGCATCATTCACGAGCTGGCAGGATGACATCCCCTGCCTGAACGCCCTACTCCGCCGTCCCATGCTGCACGCCTGGAAACTCGGCCTGCCCCATCCGCGCACCAACCAGCCCCTGTCCTTCGTGCTGCCGCCGCCCAAGGACATGCTCCGGGTGATCCTGGTCGGCTCCCGAACCACCCAGCGCGTCGGCCTGACCGGCATGCCCGGTTGCGGTAAAAGCCTGCTCCTGGCCGACTTGGCGGCCCTGGGTCTTCCGGCCTGGAGCGCGGACAAGGCCGTGGCGGAATTGTATCTACCGGGGCGGGACGGTTGGGAGTTACTGCGGAGGAATTTCGGGGACCGCTTTATTCCGGACCCCGAGGGCCCGGTGGACAAACGTGCCTTGCTGAACGCCCTGCGGGAGACGCCGCACCTGCGCCGAGAGCTGGAAGCCCTGATCCACCCCCTGGCCAGGCACCATCTGGAAGACTTCTGGCAAGCCCACCGCAAGCACCGGGTCGCCGCGGCCGAGGTACCTCTGCTGCTGGAAACCGGGTGGCCTTCGGACTTCGACCTGATCGTCGGCCTGGCCTGCGACCCGGACCGTCGCCGAGCTTGGCTGCGGTCCGATCGGGGCTGGGACGAAAACCTGCTGGCGGACATGGAGTCCTGGCAATGGCCCGAAGCAAAAAAAATCCGGGCCTGCCACCTCGTCGTGACCAACCCGGGTACGCGAGACGAACTCGCCCAAAAAGCACGGAGCCTGGTCGATGTCTTGCAATGGCTGCGCCAGCAAGGCGTTCGCCGCATTCTGGCCCGGATCACCGCCTTGGTGGCCCCGGAATAG
- a CDS encoding SIMPL domain-containing protein, with translation MSDSPLKLFVAALLVAVGLTLGGFFIGKGFVDGRLGDRFVTVRGLAETEVKADLAIWPMRFVATGDDLTRVHAQLAADAEKVVQFLVRNGLPREAIEVQSLEVTDLLAQTYRSGPVDSRFILTQILVARTENVDLIASASQKVSELVDAGVVLSAEWSAGGPVYLFTGLNDVKPEMIAEATVNARLAAEQFAADSGSRLGGIRRANQGLFQILPRDNAPDMQEHKQINKTLRVVTTVEYYLDQ, from the coding sequence ATGTCCGATTCCCCGCTCAAGTTGTTCGTCGCCGCGCTGCTTGTCGCCGTTGGATTGACCTTGGGAGGCTTCTTCATCGGAAAGGGGTTCGTGGATGGACGGCTGGGTGACCGCTTCGTGACGGTCCGGGGCTTGGCCGAAACCGAGGTTAAGGCTGATCTGGCCATCTGGCCGATGCGCTTCGTGGCCACGGGAGACGACCTGACCAGGGTCCACGCTCAACTGGCCGCTGACGCGGAAAAGGTGGTCCAATTCCTGGTCCGCAACGGCCTGCCCAGGGAAGCCATCGAAGTGCAGTCCCTGGAGGTCACCGATCTGCTGGCCCAGACCTATCGCTCCGGGCCGGTGGATTCCAGATTCATACTAACCCAAATCCTCGTTGCCCGCACCGAAAACGTGGACCTCATCGCCTCGGCCAGCCAAAAGGTCAGCGAGTTAGTGGACGCCGGGGTGGTGCTCAGCGCGGAATGGAGCGCCGGCGGTCCGGTCTACCTGTTCACCGGGCTCAACGACGTCAAGCCGGAGATGATCGCCGAAGCCACGGTGAACGCTCGTCTGGCCGCTGAGCAGTTCGCCGCGGACTCCGGCAGCCGACTCGGCGGCATCCGCCGGGCCAATCAGGGCTTGTTCCAGATCCTGCCCCGGGACAATGCCCCGGACATGCAGGAACACAAGCAGATCAACAAGACTCTGCGCGTGGTGACTACGGTGGAATACTACCTGGACCAGTAG
- a CDS encoding SurA N-terminal domain-containing protein produces MLDAIRRNAQSWGVKVIFGIIILVFVFWGVGSFRSERGDVLAEINESPLFLEDFQRVYRQTLDNLRQENPNVSVDELERMDFRGQIFGQMVNTKLMEQEAARLGLNVSAQELRQAITGMQVFRNLEDRFDPAQYQAVLRAHNLTPSQFERDFRGDLVIQRLQEFIALPAAVSDQEVRDIFIFAQEETVLEYLSFPWTTELDGFDVDEEAVEARYQSQLNTFQVPARIRIAYLNISPAELADPTRVTQEEIAAYYTAMAHEYAQPEQVKARHILITPEDDTEEAQERAREAMLEVLVRIQAGESFADMAREYSQDTSAAQGGDLGWFGRGEMVAEFEDAAFSLEPGQVGEPVRSPFGWHLIQVEDRRESGVVPLEEVAATIRARLAEEHALERLPETLDLAMEQIIVGESLEKAAEKLNLELRTSEFFPMGQSPSGLDLSPEAVAVLFGLQDGAITQTPILMADGYLLAQRIDFEPQRVRPLEEVRDRVVAQLRLEKAKEAARTKAEQALGAITAEAAEIPEELRTSAPFGRQGFIPGLGFHPSLGSDAFGAPVGDWLPEVYEMQDSFIVARVQERIAPPEEQWFAEQDEWRASLLQSRQREFTQAFVAELQSKAEIRILRQDVLRPAPR; encoded by the coding sequence ATGCTTGACGCCATTCGTCGCAACGCCCAGTCCTGGGGCGTAAAGGTCATATTCGGGATCATCATCCTGGTGTTCGTCTTCTGGGGGGTCGGCAGCTTTCGCAGCGAGCGGGGCGATGTTCTGGCCGAGATCAACGAGAGCCCTCTGTTCCTGGAGGACTTTCAACGGGTTTACCGGCAGACGTTGGACAACCTGCGCCAGGAGAACCCCAACGTCAGCGTGGACGAACTGGAGCGGATGGATTTTCGAGGACAGATTTTCGGCCAGATGGTCAACACCAAGCTCATGGAGCAGGAGGCCGCTCGGTTGGGCCTGAACGTTTCCGCCCAGGAGCTGCGCCAAGCCATTACCGGCATGCAAGTCTTCCGTAATCTGGAGGACCGCTTCGACCCGGCCCAATACCAAGCGGTTCTGCGAGCCCACAACCTGACTCCCTCCCAGTTCGAGCGCGACTTCCGCGGGGACTTGGTCATCCAGCGCCTCCAGGAATTTATCGCCCTGCCAGCCGCGGTTTCCGACCAGGAGGTCAGGGACATCTTCATCTTCGCGCAAGAAGAAACCGTGCTGGAATACCTTTCGTTCCCCTGGACCACGGAGCTTGACGGCTTCGACGTCGACGAGGAAGCCGTGGAAGCCCGCTACCAGTCGCAATTGAACACCTTTCAGGTGCCGGCTCGGATACGCATCGCCTACCTGAACATCAGCCCGGCCGAACTGGCCGACCCCACCCGCGTCACCCAGGAAGAGATCGCGGCCTATTACACCGCCATGGCCCATGAATACGCCCAGCCGGAGCAGGTCAAAGCCCGGCATATCTTGATCACCCCCGAGGACGACACGGAAGAGGCCCAGGAGAGGGCTCGGGAAGCAATGCTGGAGGTATTGGTCCGGATTCAGGCCGGGGAATCCTTCGCCGACATGGCACGGGAGTACTCGCAAGACACCAGCGCTGCCCAGGGCGGCGATCTAGGCTGGTTCGGACGCGGGGAGATGGTCGCCGAGTTCGAGGACGCGGCCTTTAGCCTTGAACCCGGTCAGGTCGGCGAGCCGGTGCGCAGCCCGTTCGGGTGGCATCTGATTCAGGTCGAGGATCGCCGAGAAAGCGGCGTCGTGCCCCTGGAAGAAGTGGCCGCGACCATCCGGGCCAGATTGGCTGAGGAGCACGCCCTGGAGCGACTGCCCGAAACCCTGGACCTGGCCATGGAACAGATCATCGTCGGGGAATCCCTGGAAAAGGCCGCTGAAAAGCTCAACCTTGAACTCCGGACCTCGGAGTTCTTTCCCATGGGCCAATCCCCGTCCGGTTTAGACTTGTCGCCGGAAGCCGTGGCCGTGCTCTTCGGACTCCAGGACGGGGCCATCACCCAGACCCCGATCCTCATGGCCGACGGCTATCTGCTGGCCCAGCGCATCGACTTCGAACCCCAGCGCGTTCGTCCTCTGGAAGAAGTTCGGGACCGCGTCGTGGCCCAGTTGCGCCTGGAAAAGGCAAAGGAGGCCGCCCGGACCAAGGCCGAACAGGCCTTGGGAGCAATTACCGCCGAAGCCGCGGAAATACCCGAGGAGCTGCGGACCAGCGCCCCCTTCGGTCGCCAAGGCTTCATTCCCGGCCTGGGCTTTCATCCGAGCCTGGGGTCGGACGCCTTTGGCGCGCCGGTGGGCGACTGGCTTCCAGAAGTCTATGAAATGCAAGATTCGTTCATCGTCGCCCGGGTCCAAGAGCGCATCGCCCCACCGGAAGAGCAGTGGTTCGCCGAGCAAGACGAGTGGCGCGCATCTCTGCTCCAATCCCGACAACGCGAATTCACGCAGGCTTTCGTGGCCGAGTTGCAAAGCAAGGCCGAAATTCGGATCCTACGCCAGGACGTCCTGCGTCCCGCGCCGCGCTGA
- a CDS encoding aconitate hydratase → MGRNLTQKIISEHLVSGEMTPGAEIALRIDQTLTQDATGTMAYLQWMAMGLDQVQTELSVSYVDHNTLQMGFQNPDDHRFLRTVAARYGIIFSPPGTGICHQLHLENFAKPGKTLIGSDSHTPTAGGVGSLAMGAGGLSVALAMAGEPYVIPMPKVFQIHLTGRLQDWAGAKDVILRVLQLLSVKGGVGAVLEYSGPGVVGLTVPERATITNMGAELGATSSVFPSDDQTRDFLERMGRGEDFAPLAADADATYDRVVEIDLDAIEPMAATPHMPDLVVPVRELDGLAVDQVAIGSCTNSSYTDLKTAALVLQDKHAARTTDLLIAPGSKQVLKLLNREGLLDALLDSGARLLECACGPCIGMGGSPTSKGVSLRTFNRNFEGRSGTQDGQVYLVGPATAAQAALHGRITTPSTWGPAPDKPLLPRDVPSIRHQFIMPPDSADEAVTVEILRGPNIVPLEEFSPLPETIRAQVLIVLGDNITTDHILPGGATVTALRSNLPAISEYIFNRVDPEFVARAKQAQTGIIVGGENYGQGSSREHAALGPRHLGVRIVLAKSFARIHKANLINFGILPLVFVNPTDHDRMVQGQDVKLTGASLFAGLETTLTAQDGNGIPVRHDLTPKDLEIIKFGGLLNLIKALKK, encoded by the coding sequence ATGGGACGCAATCTCACCCAGAAAATCATCAGTGAACATCTTGTATCCGGTGAAATGACGCCCGGAGCGGAGATCGCCCTGCGCATCGACCAGACCTTAACCCAGGACGCCACCGGAACAATGGCCTACCTTCAGTGGATGGCCATGGGTCTCGATCAGGTCCAGACCGAGCTTTCCGTGAGCTACGTGGATCACAACACGCTGCAGATGGGCTTTCAAAACCCCGATGACCATCGTTTTCTGCGGACAGTGGCCGCCCGTTACGGGATCATCTTCTCCCCTCCCGGCACCGGAATCTGTCACCAACTGCATCTGGAAAACTTCGCCAAACCCGGCAAGACGCTGATCGGCTCGGACAGCCATACCCCCACCGCCGGGGGAGTCGGCTCCTTGGCCATGGGCGCGGGAGGGTTGTCCGTTGCCCTGGCCATGGCCGGCGAGCCGTATGTCATTCCCATGCCCAAGGTCTTCCAGATCCACCTGACCGGTCGGCTGCAAGATTGGGCAGGGGCCAAGGACGTCATTCTTCGCGTGCTCCAGCTGCTCTCGGTCAAGGGCGGCGTCGGCGCTGTCCTGGAGTACTCCGGGCCGGGCGTCGTCGGATTGACCGTTCCGGAGCGGGCCACCATCACCAACATGGGCGCGGAACTCGGCGCGACCTCCTCGGTCTTCCCCAGCGACGACCAGACCCGTGACTTCCTGGAACGCATGGGACGGGGCGAAGATTTCGCCCCGCTGGCCGCGGACGCGGATGCGACTTACGATCGTGTGGTCGAGATCGACCTGGACGCCATTGAGCCCATGGCCGCCACGCCGCACATGCCTGATCTGGTCGTTCCCGTCCGGGAACTGGACGGGCTGGCCGTGGATCAAGTGGCCATCGGCTCCTGCACCAACTCCTCCTATACTGACCTCAAGACCGCGGCCCTGGTGCTGCAAGACAAGCATGCCGCACGGACCACGGACCTGCTCATCGCTCCCGGTTCCAAGCAGGTTCTCAAGCTGTTGAACCGTGAAGGTCTCCTGGACGCCCTGCTGGACAGCGGGGCCCGCCTCCTGGAGTGCGCCTGCGGCCCGTGCATCGGCATGGGCGGCTCGCCCACTTCCAAAGGCGTCAGCCTGCGGACCTTCAACCGCAACTTCGAAGGCCGCAGCGGCACCCAAGACGGCCAGGTCTATCTCGTCGGTCCGGCCACCGCGGCCCAGGCCGCCCTTCACGGTCGAATCACCACCCCTTCCACCTGGGGTCCGGCCCCGGACAAGCCGCTTCTGCCTCGGGACGTGCCTTCCATCCGCCACCAGTTCATCATGCCGCCGGACTCCGCCGACGAAGCGGTGACGGTGGAGATTCTCCGCGGCCCGAACATCGTTCCCCTGGAGGAGTTCTCGCCTCTGCCGGAGACGATCCGGGCTCAGGTACTGATCGTTCTTGGGGACAACATCACCACGGACCACATCCTGCCCGGCGGCGCGACGGTCACGGCGCTGCGCTCCAACCTCCCGGCCATCAGCGAGTACATCTTCAACCGCGTGGACCCGGAATTCGTGGCCAGGGCAAAGCAGGCCCAGACCGGAATCATCGTCGGCGGGGAAAACTACGGGCAGGGTTCCAGCCGCGAGCACGCGGCCCTCGGCCCCCGTCATCTGGGGGTTCGAATCGTCCTGGCTAAGTCTTTCGCCCGAATTCACAAGGCCAACCTGATCAACTTCGGCATTCTGCCCCTGGTCTTCGTGAATCCGACGGACCACGACCGGATGGTCCAGGGTCAAGACGTTAAACTGACCGGGGCCTCGCTGTTCGCGGGGTTGGAAACGACCCTGACCGCCCAGGACGGAAATGGCATCCCGGTCCGCCATGATTTGACCCCCAAAGATCTTGAGATTATCAAATTCGGCGGGCTCCTGAACCTGATCAAAGCCCTCAAGAAATAG